TTAACAAACTTCCGACTCATATCTAATATGCGAGGTTTAACAGTAAGTGTGCTCTCCATTTGAACAGGCTTAATGAAATAAATCGTCATGTTTTCTGCCACTGCATCGCCACGTTTTCGACGCTTTAATGCAAATGATCCAACTTCGGCTAGTAAAGTTGTAAATGCTCCGTAAGAAATAGCCCCATATTGGTTTGTCATTTGCGGTGTCACTTTAAACTCAACGATTAAATCTTCATCACCTAGTACTTTCATCTCATTTTTTACTAAATCATCAATTGTTTCACCATGTTGAGGCTGTCTTTGTGCCAGTTGCAATGCCTTAAGCACATCTTGACGACTAATAACCCCTTGTAGAACATTATCGTCATTGACAATCGGCAGTAAATCGATTCCTTCCCAAATCATGCGGTGTCCTGCAGACGCGACGCTCATTTTCATTGAACCAGCAATTGGATTTTTCGTCATAACCTTTTCAATCAGCTCGTCCTCTTCCCTACCAATAACGTCTTTAACAGTAATCATTCCGACCAATTTATTGTTTGCAGTTACTACTGGGAATGCACCATGTGTTGTACGCTCATTCAACTTGTGGAAATGATGGATCGTTTCATCATTGCGTAACACCGATGTCTCAACCATTGGTACATAGATATCCTCAATAAATAAAATATCTTTTTTAATTAACTGGTCATAAATAGCACGGTTAATCATCGTGGCAACGGTAAAAGTATCATAGCTAGTAGAAATAATCGGTAAATCCAATGCATCGGCAAGTTGCTTATTGTCATCTGTTGTGTCAAAGCCGCCGGTAATTAATACAGCAGCACCTGCACGTAGCGCATTTTCGTGCGCTTTTATACGGTTTCCGACGATAAGTAAGCTACCAGCATCTGTATAACGCATCATATCTTCTAATTGCATCGCACCGATTACAAATTTTGTTAATGTTTTATGTAGACCTGTTTTACCACCTAACACTTGGCCATCTACAATATTAACAATTTCTGCAAATGTTAACCGTTCGATGTTTTCTTTCTTTTTCTTCTCAATACGAATTGTTCCGACACGCTCAATAGAACTTACTAACCGACGATTTTCCGCTTCTTTGATGGCGCGGTAAGCCGTTCCCTCACTAACTTGCATCTCT
This DNA window, taken from Lysinibacillus sp. FSL M8-0337, encodes the following:
- a CDS encoding DRTGG domain-containing protein — encoded protein: MSTKHEKILQYIESLPVGDKISVRQIAKEMQVSEGTAYRAIKEAENRRLVSSIERVGTIRIEKKKKENIERLTFAEIVNIVDGQVLGGKTGLHKTLTKFVIGAMQLEDMMRYTDAGSLLIVGNRIKAHENALRAGAAVLITGGFDTTDDNKQLADALDLPIISTSYDTFTVATMINRAIYDQLIKKDILFIEDIYVPMVETSVLRNDETIHHFHKLNERTTHGAFPVVTANNKLVGMITVKDVIGREEDELIEKVMTKNPIAGSMKMSVASAGHRMIWEGIDLLPIVNDDNVLQGVISRQDVLKALQLAQRQPQHGETIDDLVKNEMKVLGDEDLIVEFKVTPQMTNQYGAISYGAFTTLLAEVGSFALKRRKRGDAVAENMTIYFIKPVQMESTLTVKPRILDMSRKFVKMDFEVFNEQMLVGKAMMMFQLLER